TACCGCACCTCCGGAGAGGAGCTGCTCACCGACGAGGCCGGGAACAGCACCATCTCGGCCGAGGACTACGCCGTGGCGATCCTCGACGAGATCGAGCACCCGCAGCACCTGCGGCAGCGCTTCGCCGTAGCTTACTGAGCGCTCGCGAACCGTCGGGGCGGAGCAGGCGATGCCCCCCTGCTCCGCCCCGACGATCACCGGCAAAGGCACGGCACAGGGAAAGACCGACGATCCATGAGCCCTCACGGAGCTCGCTCCGCCGCTTGGACGACTTCGCGGTGCGCTTCCACGGTCCTGCTGAACGCCCGCGAATCCATCGGGGCACAGGTACTCACTCCGTCAGAAAGCAGCGGGCAATGCACCACGAGCCTTTCCGGGAATCGCCCTTCAACTACGCGTCGGTGGGTGCCACCAGACCCGAAGACCCCACGGGCGCTCGGCCACGCCGACACCCCATCAGCGAGGTCCGCGCCCCGATCGGAAGCGGCCAGGCCCGTTGGGAGCACGCAGGGAAGGAAACCCTTTCCTGGGGCATCCAGCGCCGGGCGGGCTACTCGATCCTCCCGCGTGGCCGACCACAGAACGCCACAAGAGATCCCGAGCGCCACGAGATGCCCGGCGCAGCACACCCACGGGTACTGCCAGGCCTGACGGTGCAGCTGCGCCGCCGCATCGGCCCGCTGCCGATGAAGATGCCCGTCCGCGTCGTCTACGTTCTCGATGAACCGAACCGCAAGGGTTTCGCCTTCGGTACGTTGGCCGGGCATCCCGTGAGCGGGGAAGCGGCATTCATCGTCGAACGCTCCGCGGACGACTCAGTGCGGTTCGTCCTGCGTTCGTTCAGCGGACCCGGACAAGGTATGTGGCGGTTGGCCTACCCGATCGTGCTCCTGTTGCGGAGACGGTTCCGGGAATCCTACCTGGAGGCTTTGGCGGGGCCCCTCGACTGAACAAGTACCCGAGGGCCTCAGCCAGTCAGGGCGCGGCTCAGAGCGGAAACGGCAGGCACCGGAGATCACGCCGGGGAGGGATCTTCCCATCGCCTCTGTTTCCCGGACGCGGGAACTCTTGGTCCTGCGCGTCCGCAGGAATGGTGGGCAAGCCCTCTACCTCGGCAGCGCG
This DNA window, taken from Nocardiopsis exhalans, encodes the following:
- a CDS encoding DUF1990 family protein, whose protein sequence is MHHEPFRESPFNYASVGATRPEDPTGARPRRHPISEVRAPIGSGQARWEHAGKETLSWGIQRRAGYSILPRGRPQNATRDPERHEMPGAAHPRVLPGLTVQLRRRIGPLPMKMPVRVVYVLDEPNRKGFAFGTLAGHPVSGEAAFIVERSADDSVRFVLRSFSGPGQGMWRLAYPIVLLLRRRFRESYLEALAGPLD